The Pan paniscus chromosome 12, NHGRI_mPanPan1-v2.0_pri, whole genome shotgun sequence genome window below encodes:
- the LOC103786774 gene encoding uncharacterized protein LOC103786774: protein MQAYNPLIHPAFSIMALFFSSKVQNHHDFSLAKKKKKKRKRKLTLNHKSWLPNIGHNWVGEMYLVCLGGRGSFLPGDSFSEHMAILPMALSFTSPPERPASFFLFVCLSTAIMLLPGLWLLGTHSPFNMACSLQFSLSKCSQSPGLCAKGDSAVAHQLWSECLCLPQINMLKFNHKCDGVIRWGLWDFIRSWRGSLIKKAALPPPSCKSPSVNQEMGPHQTPNLPVP from the coding sequence ATGCAGGCTTATAATCCACTCATACACCCAGCTTTCTCCATAATGGCTTTATTCTTTTCCTCCAAGGTTCAAAATCACCATGACTTCTccctcgcaaaaaaaaaaaaaaaaaaaagaaaaagaaaactgactcTGAATCATAAATCCTGGCTCCCAAATATTGGCCATAATTGGGTAGGTGAGATGTATCTTGTATGTCTGGGTGGAAgaggctcctttctccctggtgATTCGTTTTCAGAACACATGGCCATCCTTCCAATGGCTTTGAGTTTCACGTCACCACCGGAAAGACCTGCCAGTTTCTTCCTGTTTGTGTGCCTGTCCACTGCCATCATGCTACTCCCAGGACTGTGGCTTCTGGGCACTCACTCACCCTTCAACATGGCTTGTTCACTCCAGTTCTCCCTTTCCAAATGTTCTCAATCCCCTGGGCTGTGCGCCAAGGGGGATTCAGCCGTTGCCCACcagctatggtctgaatgtttgtgtcttccccaaattaatatgttgaaatttaatcacaAATGTGATGGTGTAATAAGGTGGGGACTTTGGGACTTTATTAGGTCATGGAGGGGGAGCCTCATAAAAAAGGCTGCCTTGCCCCCTCCATCATGTAAatcaccatctgtgaaccaggaaatgggccctcaccagacaccgaatctgccggttccttga